One genomic segment of Shinella zoogloeoides includes these proteins:
- a CDS encoding ABC transporter substrate-binding protein, translating to MKPTRIAAALAGVAYAALALATPLQAAELRMAWWGGESRHVATQKALEACGAKHGHTVKGEFTGFDGYLEKLTTQMAGQTEADIMQVNWPWLPLFSKDGAGFADLRALKGLDLSNWSEDDLKAGSMNGVLQGLSVSTTGRVFFFNETTFQKAGVPIPKSWDEFFAATKTIKEKLGADYYTFNAVKETAQLLVTLAVVQKTGKDLVDPATNRVAWTPEELAAGISFLGKLVETGAIRSQKEEAADGNVNLFEKPAWAEGKIAGSYEWDSTYSKYADPLKDGQVLRPVAMLKLADAVTEGVYRKPSMVFTISKNSKDPEAAAQIVNCLLNEPEGIDALGTARGLPASKAAAARLGDSGEPEVRAANAIVMASSGPLVSPFNEHPEIRAAFIDTLEEYAYGQISAEDGAQQIIDTVNDVLAKFD from the coding sequence ATGAAACCGACCCGTATCGCCGCCGCGCTCGCCGGCGTCGCCTATGCCGCGCTTGCGCTCGCCACTCCGCTCCAGGCCGCCGAGCTGCGCATGGCCTGGTGGGGCGGTGAAAGCCGCCATGTCGCCACCCAGAAGGCGCTGGAGGCCTGCGGCGCCAAGCACGGCCACACCGTCAAGGGCGAGTTTACCGGCTTCGACGGCTATCTGGAAAAGCTGACGACCCAGATGGCCGGCCAGACCGAGGCCGACATCATGCAGGTCAACTGGCCGTGGCTGCCGCTGTTTTCCAAGGATGGCGCAGGCTTTGCGGACCTGCGCGCGCTGAAGGGTCTCGACCTGTCCAACTGGTCGGAAGACGACCTGAAGGCCGGCTCGATGAACGGCGTGCTGCAGGGCCTTTCCGTTTCCACCACCGGCCGCGTCTTCTTCTTCAACGAGACGACCTTCCAGAAGGCCGGCGTGCCGATCCCCAAAAGCTGGGACGAGTTCTTCGCGGCGACGAAGACGATCAAGGAAAAGCTCGGCGCGGATTACTACACCTTCAACGCCGTCAAGGAGACCGCGCAGCTTCTGGTGACGCTGGCCGTGGTGCAGAAGACCGGCAAGGACCTCGTCGACCCCGCCACCAACCGCGTCGCCTGGACGCCGGAGGAGCTGGCCGCCGGCATTTCCTTCCTCGGCAAGCTGGTGGAGACCGGCGCGATCCGCTCGCAGAAGGAAGAGGCCGCCGACGGCAACGTCAACCTCTTCGAGAAGCCTGCCTGGGCGGAAGGCAAGATCGCCGGCTCCTACGAGTGGGATTCGACCTATTCGAAATATGCCGACCCGCTGAAGGACGGCCAGGTGCTGCGGCCCGTCGCCATGCTGAAGCTCGCCGATGCCGTCACCGAGGGCGTCTATCGCAAGCCCTCCATGGTCTTCACGATCTCGAAGAATTCCAAGGATCCGGAAGCGGCCGCGCAGATCGTCAACTGCCTGCTGAACGAGCCGGAGGGCATCGATGCGCTTGGCACGGCGCGCGGCCTGCCGGCCTCGAAGGCGGCGGCGGCGCGGCTCGGCGACAGCGGCGAGCCGGAAGTGCGCGCGGCCAACGCCATCGTGATGGCCTCGTCCGGCCCGCTCGTCTCGCCCTTCAACGAGCACCCGGAAATCCGCGCCGCCTTCATCGATACGCTGGAGGAATATGCCTATGGCCAGATCAGCGCCGAGGACGGCGCCCAGCAGATCATCGATACGGTGAACGACGTGCTGGCGAAGTTCGACTGA
- a CDS encoding sugar-binding transcriptional regulator has protein sequence MTDNEDSLAVRAAWLHYVGGFTQSAVAKRLGIPSVKAHRLIARAVAEGVVKVSIDGDIAECVNLEVALSGRYGLDYCEVAPDIDDDGLALTTLGHAGADFLRREIEHGEAAVIGLGHGRTLSAAVHHLPRVSAGGTRFVSLLGGLTRNYAANPYDVMHRLAAKTGSQAYVMPVPFFANTEEDREVLLSQRGVSEVFDLARNADLKIVGIGTVDNQAHLVTSGMLHPEELEEIAALGGVGELLGHFFDNKGRILETSVTARTLAASFRETGGDRVVAIAGGPVKTEAIRAVLHSHRLHGLITDERTARLLLESSA, from the coding sequence ATGACCGACAACGAAGACTCCCTCGCCGTCCGCGCCGCATGGCTGCACTATGTCGGCGGCTTCACCCAGTCCGCCGTCGCCAAGCGGCTCGGCATTCCCTCGGTGAAGGCGCACCGGCTGATCGCGCGCGCGGTCGCCGAGGGCGTGGTGAAGGTCAGCATCGACGGCGACATCGCCGAATGCGTCAACCTCGAAGTGGCGCTTTCCGGGCGGTACGGCCTCGACTATTGCGAGGTCGCGCCCGATATCGACGACGACGGACTGGCGCTGACGACGCTCGGCCATGCCGGCGCGGATTTCCTGCGCCGCGAGATCGAGCATGGGGAGGCCGCCGTCATCGGCCTCGGCCACGGCCGCACGCTCTCGGCCGCCGTGCACCACCTGCCCCGGGTCAGCGCCGGCGGCACGCGCTTCGTGTCCCTGCTCGGCGGCCTCACCCGCAACTATGCGGCCAATCCCTACGACGTCATGCATCGCCTTGCCGCCAAGACCGGCTCGCAGGCCTATGTGATGCCCGTTCCCTTCTTCGCCAATACGGAGGAGGACCGCGAGGTGCTGCTCTCCCAGCGCGGCGTCAGCGAGGTGTTCGACCTTGCCCGCAACGCCGACCTCAAGATCGTCGGCATCGGCACCGTCGACAACCAGGCCCATCTCGTCACCTCCGGCATGCTGCATCCCGAGGAGCTGGAGGAGATCGCGGCGCTCGGCGGCGTCGGCGAGCTGCTCGGCCATTTCTTCGACAACAAGGGCCGCATCCTCGAGACATCGGTGACGGCCCGCACGCTCGCCGCCTCCTTCCGCGAGACCGGCGGCGACCGGGTCGTCGCGATCGCCGGCGGCCCGGTCAAGACCGAAGCCATCCGCGCCGTGCTGCACAGCCACCGGCTGCACGGCCTGATCACTGACGAGCGCACCGCCCGGCTGCTGCTGGAAAGCTCCGCCTGA
- the derI gene encoding D-erythrulose-4-phosphate isomerase, with the protein MKLAIAGDSAGEGLAKILADHLKASHDVSEISRTDAGPDAFYANLSDRVASAVIAGEYDRAILVCGTGIGVCISANKVPGIRAALTHDTYSAERAALSNNAQIITMGARVIGPELAKAIADAYLAQTFDENGRSAGNVEAIDAVGAKYQAK; encoded by the coding sequence ATGAAACTCGCTATTGCCGGCGACAGCGCAGGCGAAGGCCTCGCAAAGATCCTCGCCGATCACCTGAAGGCCAGCCACGACGTCTCCGAAATCTCGCGCACCGACGCCGGGCCGGACGCCTTCTACGCCAATCTCTCCGACCGCGTCGCCTCCGCCGTGATCGCCGGCGAATACGACCGGGCGATCCTCGTCTGCGGCACCGGCATCGGCGTCTGCATCTCGGCCAACAAGGTGCCGGGCATCCGCGCCGCGCTGACCCACGACACCTATTCGGCCGAGCGCGCCGCCCTGTCCAACAACGCCCAGATCATCACCATGGGCGCCCGCGTCATCGGTCCGGAACTGGCCAAGGCCATCGCCGACGCCTACCTCGCCCAGACCTTCGACGAAAACGGCCGCTCGGCCGGCAATGTCGAGGCGATCGACGCGGTCGGCGCGAAGTACCAGGCAAAATAA
- a CDS encoding mercuric reductase has translation MRRHETASGSDDEALLRRRVRPADWRQPEPKALYDLAIVGAGPAGLEAAEWAARRGFSVALVERENLGGNSLNAGSVPSKALIRTAQVQDGMREADAFGAPLPEEPSLDFAVAMARMRRIRARVAVYHSAHELAALGIDLFFGAARFAGAHALAVGDARLSFRKALVATGARPHIPDIPGLEQAGYRTSDTVFDMPALPKRLAVMGGGPLGCELGQAFCRLGAHVTIVQNDPKFLPREERDAAEILSWAMARDGMDIRLNTVVTGVRREGDTRVLETLNNAVRGEIAVDEILVCTGRVPNVEGLDLAAAGVAFAPGRGIVVDDFLCSTNPDIHAAGDVCLPLKFTNAAEASARMAARNALQQAGLRHDGAAIPWCTFCDPEIAHIGLQVWEARRRSIPIKSYTVMLSDVDRAITDGQETGFVKIHVAEGSDRILGATIVASRASELINEMAVVMSTGIGMAALAEVVHTYPAQSRALMLAAQAYRRDVDGAVRPPPPSA, from the coding sequence ATGCGGCGGCATGAGACAGCATCGGGATCGGACGACGAGGCGCTTTTGCGCAGGCGCGTGCGCCCGGCGGACTGGCGCCAGCCGGAACCGAAGGCCCTCTACGACCTTGCGATCGTCGGCGCGGGGCCGGCGGGGCTGGAAGCGGCCGAATGGGCGGCGCGGCGCGGCTTTTCCGTTGCGCTGGTGGAGCGTGAGAACCTTGGCGGAAACTCGCTGAATGCCGGCTCCGTGCCTTCCAAGGCGCTGATCCGCACGGCGCAGGTGCAGGACGGCATGCGCGAGGCCGATGCCTTCGGCGCGCCGCTGCCGGAAGAACCCTCGCTCGATTTCGCCGTGGCGATGGCGCGCATGCGCCGCATTCGCGCGCGTGTCGCGGTGTACCATTCGGCGCATGAGCTTGCCGCGCTCGGCATCGATCTGTTCTTCGGCGCGGCCCGCTTTGCCGGCGCGCATGCGCTTGCGGTCGGCGATGCGCGGCTGTCCTTCCGCAAGGCGCTCGTCGCCACCGGCGCGCGGCCGCACATCCCGGATATTCCCGGCCTCGAACAGGCCGGCTACCGCACGAGCGATACCGTCTTCGACATGCCGGCGCTGCCGAAGCGGCTGGCGGTGATGGGCGGCGGGCCGCTCGGCTGCGAGCTGGGACAGGCCTTCTGCCGGCTCGGCGCGCATGTGACGATCGTGCAGAACGATCCGAAATTCCTGCCCCGCGAGGAGCGCGACGCGGCCGAGATACTCTCCTGGGCCATGGCGCGCGACGGCATGGACATTCGCCTCAACACCGTTGTCACCGGCGTGCGGCGGGAGGGGGACACACGGGTCCTGGAAACCCTTAACAATGCGGTGCGCGGCGAGATCGCGGTCGATGAAATCCTCGTCTGCACCGGGCGGGTGCCCAATGTCGAGGGCCTCGATCTTGCGGCGGCGGGTGTCGCCTTCGCGCCGGGCCGGGGCATCGTCGTGGACGATTTCCTGTGCAGCACGAACCCGGATATCCATGCTGCCGGCGATGTCTGCCTGCCGCTGAAATTCACCAATGCCGCTGAGGCCTCGGCGCGCATGGCGGCGCGCAACGCGCTGCAGCAGGCCGGCCTGCGGCATGACGGGGCGGCCATTCCCTGGTGTACCTTCTGCGACCCGGAGATCGCCCATATCGGCCTTCAGGTCTGGGAGGCCCGCCGGCGCTCTATCCCCATCAAGAGCTATACGGTGATGCTGAGCGACGTCGACCGCGCCATCACGGACGGGCAGGAGACCGGCTTCGTCAAGATCCATGTGGCCGAGGGCAGCGACCGGATTCTCGGCGCGACCATCGTCGCCTCGCGGGCGAGCGAACTGATCAACGAGATGGCCGTCGTCATGAGCACCGGCATCGGCATGGCGGCGCTGGCCGAGGTGGTGCATACCTATCCGGCGCAGTCCCGCGCGCTCATGCTGGCCGCGCAGGCCTACAGGCGCGATGTCGACGGCGCGGTCCGGCCGCCGCCGCCGTCGGCCTGA
- a CDS encoding triose-phosphate isomerase → MSQGRNVWVGTSWKMNKTLAEAKTFAEGLKAADSGRDPRVQRFVIPPFTAVREVKAMLAGTSVKVGAQNMHWADEGAWTGEVSPLMLKDCGLDLVELGHSERREHFGETDETVGLKAEAAVRHGLVPLICIGETLADREGGRAADVLARQVRGALGRLEGAQKQAPVLLAYEPVWAIGEKGIPASADYADARHAEIAEVARGVLGRAVPCLYGGSVNPQNCAELIACPHIDGLFIGRSAWKVEGYLDILVRVAATI, encoded by the coding sequence ATGAGCCAGGGCCGCAATGTGTGGGTCGGCACGAGCTGGAAGATGAACAAGACGCTGGCCGAGGCGAAGACCTTCGCCGAGGGCCTGAAGGCTGCCGACAGCGGCCGCGATCCCCGCGTCCAGCGCTTCGTCATCCCGCCCTTCACCGCCGTGCGCGAGGTCAAGGCGATGCTGGCCGGCACCTCCGTCAAGGTGGGCGCGCAGAACATGCACTGGGCCGACGAGGGCGCCTGGACCGGCGAGGTCTCGCCGCTCATGCTGAAGGACTGCGGCCTCGACCTCGTCGAACTCGGCCATTCCGAGCGGCGCGAGCATTTCGGCGAAACGGACGAGACGGTCGGCCTCAAGGCCGAGGCCGCCGTGCGCCACGGCCTCGTGCCGCTGATCTGCATCGGCGAGACGCTGGCCGACCGTGAGGGCGGCCGCGCCGCCGACGTGCTGGCGCGGCAGGTCCGCGGCGCGCTCGGCCGGCTGGAGGGCGCGCAGAAACAGGCCCCGGTCCTCCTGGCCTACGAGCCCGTCTGGGCAATCGGCGAGAAGGGCATTCCGGCCAGCGCGGACTATGCGGACGCCCGCCATGCCGAGATCGCCGAAGTGGCGCGCGGCGTTCTCGGCCGTGCCGTCCCCTGCCTCTACGGCGGTTCCGTCAACCCGCAGAACTGCGCCGAACTGATCGCCTGCCCGCATATCGACGGGCTGTTCATCGGCCGCTCGGCCTGGAAGGTCGAGGGTTATCTCGACATCCTGGTGCGCGTGGCCGCCACCATCTGA
- a CDS encoding glucoamylase family protein, whose protein sequence is MDGLRQLSDEALVLRLQRAAFSYLVDYADEETGLVADTSRPGSPCSIAVVGFALSAYPVAVRNGWMPRAEAAARTLKVLRFLQGGVQGEAADAMGHRGFFYHFLDMRTGRRVWQCELSLIDTALLMAGVLVAGGYFDGGGEEREIRDHADALYRRVDWRWAQNGTDGLSQGWKPECGFLHYGWEGYNEALILYILGLGSPTFPLTAGCYGTWSLTYQWENLLGRNVLYSGPLFTHLFSHAWIDFRGIRDAFMREKGSDYFENTKSAVAIHREYGERNPYGFEGYGRDLWGVTAGDGPSVAALRQSGRDRRFYGYMSRGVPYGPDDGTLSPWAMLATLPFTPEAALAGTRHLLARYPQVCPGDRFSSGFNPTLPGEAGGWLSEGWYGLDQGLLAMSLENHRSGLIWRIFRDCGYVRDGLARAGFEGGWL, encoded by the coding sequence ATGGATGGCTTGAGGCAACTTTCGGATGAGGCACTGGTCCTGCGGTTGCAGCGGGCGGCCTTTTCCTATCTGGTCGATTATGCGGATGAGGAGACCGGCCTTGTGGCGGATACGTCGCGGCCCGGCTCGCCCTGCAGCATCGCCGTGGTGGGTTTTGCCCTGTCGGCCTATCCCGTGGCGGTGCGGAACGGCTGGATGCCGCGCGCCGAGGCGGCGGCGCGCACGCTGAAGGTGCTGCGCTTCCTGCAGGGCGGCGTGCAGGGCGAGGCGGCCGACGCCATGGGCCACCGGGGCTTCTTCTATCATTTCCTCGACATGCGCACGGGCCGGCGCGTCTGGCAATGCGAGCTGTCGCTGATCGACACGGCGCTGCTGATGGCGGGCGTGCTGGTGGCGGGCGGCTATTTCGACGGCGGGGGCGAGGAGCGCGAGATCCGCGACCATGCCGACGCGCTCTACCGCCGCGTCGACTGGCGCTGGGCGCAGAACGGCACGGACGGCCTGTCGCAAGGGTGGAAGCCGGAATGCGGCTTCCTCCATTACGGCTGGGAGGGCTATAACGAGGCGCTGATCCTCTACATTCTCGGGCTGGGATCGCCGACCTTTCCGCTGACGGCAGGCTGCTACGGGACGTGGAGCCTGACCTATCAGTGGGAGAACCTTCTGGGCCGCAACGTGCTCTATTCCGGCCCGCTATTCACCCATCTCTTCTCCCATGCCTGGATCGATTTCCGGGGCATCCGCGACGCCTTCATGCGCGAGAAGGGCAGCGATTATTTCGAGAACACGAAAAGCGCCGTCGCCATCCACCGCGAATATGGCGAGCGCAACCCTTACGGCTTCGAGGGCTATGGCCGCGATCTCTGGGGCGTGACGGCGGGAGACGGGCCGTCGGTCGCGGCGCTGCGCCAGAGCGGGCGCGACCGGCGCTTCTACGGCTACATGTCGCGCGGCGTGCCCTACGGGCCGGACGACGGCACGCTCTCGCCCTGGGCGATGCTCGCCACGCTTCCCTTCACGCCCGAGGCGGCGCTGGCCGGCACGCGCCACCTGCTCGCGCGCTATCCGCAGGTCTGCCCGGGGGACCGCTTTTCCAGCGGCTTCAACCCGACGCTGCCGGGAGAGGCGGGCGGCTGGCTGTCCGAGGGATGGTACGGGCTGGACCAGGGTCTCCTCGCCATGTCGCTGGAAAATCATCGCAGCGGACTGATCTGGCGGATTTTTCGCGATTGCGGCTATGTGCGCGACGGGCTTGCCCGCGCCGGGTTTGAGGGCGGGTGGTTATAG
- a CDS encoding type II toxin-antitoxin system VapB family antitoxin — MAAPQLSVRSSKARDLAHRLARRENRSIAEVVERALEAYEIREVGREPAARFYARLSAEAGTDIDLDAVIREGRQPHRGLDL, encoded by the coding sequence ATGGCCGCACCGCAACTTTCCGTTCGAAGCTCCAAGGCGCGCGATCTGGCTCACAGGCTGGCCCGCCGCGAGAACCGCTCGATTGCCGAGGTGGTCGAGCGTGCGCTGGAAGCCTACGAGATTCGCGAGGTGGGGCGGGAGCCCGCGGCGCGCTTCTATGCGCGCCTCAGTGCTGAAGCGGGGACGGATATCGATCTCGACGCCGTTATCCGGGAAGGCCGCCAGCCGCATCGGGGCCTCGACCTTTGA
- a CDS encoding ABC transporter ATP-binding protein/permease: protein MTKDSAGIAARAAPGDTGERRLRQYLATMADALGASPLRRPLVLIAAGIFAVILATAYGQIVLNGWNKPFYDALQRRDLPAFLAQLLVFLEIAGALLALNIAQLWLNQMLHLKLREALTRDMIDTWLAPGRAFRVARQGQIGVNPDQRLHEDAHHLSDLSVDLGVGLLQASVLLASFVGVLWALSSGFVFHLWGEAFQIPGYMVWAAILYSGTASWLSWMVGRPLIALNGERYAREADLRYSLVRVNEQIDAISVSAGEADEARRLQRDLAAVIAAARRIVSAMVRLAWVTSGYGWLTIVAPIVIAAPVYFGGDMTFGGLMMAVGAFNQFHASLRWFVDNIGAIADWRATLRRVAAFRLALLDAEKADDAASRVALTRSPEPAIVLDGLEMETPTGAVRLSEPLVTIRPGERVLVTGAMGAGKTLLTHTLAGLWCRGHGGIRLPEDGGMAFLVRDPYLPSGTLRAALSYPRDADAYPDDAIGDALRRAGLERLIPSLDRSARWEHEFGNDERRMLSLAQLLLHRPRWIVIDDVDDLLAGKDGERAASLLRSDLAQAAVLAMGAGEDRTGLFTRTLRLLPVQADGGGGRTAPSTSRL, encoded by the coding sequence ATGACCAAGGACAGCGCCGGCATCGCGGCCCGCGCAGCACCCGGCGACACCGGGGAGCGGCGGCTGCGCCAGTATCTGGCCACCATGGCGGACGCCCTTGGCGCATCGCCGCTGCGCCGACCGCTGGTCCTCATCGCCGCGGGCATCTTCGCGGTCATCCTCGCCACGGCCTATGGGCAGATCGTGCTCAACGGCTGGAACAAGCCGTTCTACGACGCGCTGCAACGCCGCGACCTGCCGGCCTTCCTCGCCCAGCTCCTCGTCTTCCTCGAAATCGCCGGGGCGCTGCTCGCCCTCAACATCGCGCAGCTCTGGCTCAACCAGATGCTGCACCTGAAGCTGCGGGAAGCGCTGACGCGCGACATGATCGACACATGGCTTGCCCCCGGGCGCGCCTTCCGCGTGGCGCGGCAGGGGCAGATCGGCGTCAATCCCGACCAGCGGCTGCACGAGGACGCGCACCATCTCAGCGACCTTTCCGTGGATCTCGGCGTCGGCCTGCTTCAGGCAAGCGTGCTGCTCGCCAGCTTCGTCGGCGTGCTCTGGGCGCTGTCCTCGGGCTTCGTCTTCCACCTGTGGGGCGAGGCCTTCCAGATTCCCGGCTACATGGTCTGGGCGGCGATCCTCTATTCGGGCACGGCCTCCTGGCTGAGCTGGATGGTCGGCCGGCCGCTGATCGCCCTCAACGGCGAGCGCTACGCGCGCGAGGCGGACCTGCGCTATTCCCTCGTGCGGGTGAACGAGCAGATCGACGCCATCTCCGTCTCCGCCGGCGAGGCCGACGAGGCAAGGCGGCTGCAACGCGACCTTGCCGCCGTCATCGCCGCCGCGCGCCGCATCGTCTCCGCCATGGTGCGCCTCGCCTGGGTCACCTCCGGCTATGGCTGGCTGACCATCGTCGCGCCCATCGTCATCGCCGCGCCGGTCTATTTCGGCGGCGACATGACCTTCGGCGGGCTGATGATGGCCGTCGGCGCCTTCAACCAGTTCCATGCCTCGCTGCGCTGGTTCGTCGACAATATCGGCGCCATTGCGGACTGGCGGGCGACGCTGCGCCGGGTGGCCGCCTTCCGGCTCGCGCTGCTCGATGCCGAAAAGGCCGACGACGCGGCAAGCCGCGTCGCGCTCACCCGCTCGCCCGAGCCGGCCATCGTGCTCGACGGCCTTGAAATGGAGACGCCCACCGGCGCGGTGCGCCTGTCGGAGCCGCTGGTGACGATCCGCCCCGGCGAGCGCGTGCTGGTCACGGGTGCGATGGGGGCCGGCAAGACGCTGCTGACGCACACGCTCGCCGGCCTGTGGTGCCGCGGCCATGGCGGCATCCGCCTGCCGGAAGACGGCGGCATGGCCTTCCTGGTGCGCGATCCCTACCTGCCCTCCGGCACGCTGCGCGCCGCCCTCAGCTATCCGCGCGACGCCGACGCCTATCCGGACGACGCAATCGGCGACGCCCTGCGGCGGGCGGGGCTGGAACGCCTCATCCCGTCGCTCGACCGCAGCGCCCGCTGGGAGCACGAATTCGGCAATGACGAGCGGCGCATGCTGAGCCTCGCGCAGCTTCTGCTGCACCGCCCGCGCTGGATCGTGATCGACGACGTGGACGACCTCCTGGCCGGCAAGGACGGAGAGAGGGCGGCATCCCTGCTGCGCAGCGATCTGGCGCAAGCGGCGGTCCTTGCCATGGGAGCCGGGGAGGACCGGACGGGCCTCTTCACCCGCACCCTTCGCCTGCTGCCCGTTCAGGCCGACGGCGGCGGCGGCCGGACCGCGCCGTCGACATCGCGCCTGTAG
- a CDS encoding DeoR/GlpR family DNA-binding transcription regulator: MKREERRQEIINLLVESRAVELDDIAARFGVSRMTVHRDLDELERAGVLRKVRGGATIDAGTQFESDFRFRERQEADVKRALAETAAALVEPGMTVMINDGSMAAVLGDLLAQTHKPITLVTNNAAIMERAKGLSGVTLIALGGVYSVRFNAYFGIVAEEALSRLRADIAFISAPAAAGRLAYHMDEAVVRSKRAMMRASSQTCLLINNRRFGHTALHVLADLTEFDTVISDKPLPHDTAAELGEATVVRIAKETTT, encoded by the coding sequence GTGAAGCGGGAAGAGCGCAGGCAGGAGATCATCAATCTTCTCGTCGAGAGCCGGGCCGTCGAGCTGGACGACATCGCCGCGCGTTTCGGCGTCTCCAGGATGACCGTTCACCGCGACCTGGACGAACTGGAGCGGGCCGGCGTGCTGCGCAAGGTGCGCGGCGGCGCGACCATCGACGCCGGCACCCAGTTCGAGAGCGACTTCCGCTTCCGCGAACGGCAGGAAGCCGACGTGAAGCGCGCGCTGGCCGAGACCGCCGCCGCGCTGGTCGAGCCGGGCATGACCGTGATGATCAACGACGGCTCGATGGCCGCGGTGCTCGGCGACCTGCTGGCGCAGACGCACAAGCCCATCACCCTCGTCACCAACAATGCCGCGATCATGGAGCGCGCGAAGGGCCTTTCCGGCGTGACGCTGATCGCGCTCGGCGGTGTCTATTCCGTGCGGTTCAACGCCTATTTCGGCATCGTCGCGGAGGAGGCGCTGTCGCGCCTGCGCGCCGATATCGCCTTTATCTCGGCCCCGGCCGCGGCCGGCCGTCTCGCCTATCACATGGACGAGGCCGTGGTGCGCAGCAAGCGGGCGATGATGCGCGCGAGCAGCCAGACCTGCCTGCTGATCAACAACCGCCGCTTCGGCCATACGGCGCTGCATGTGCTGGCCGACCTTACCGAGTTCGACACCGTCATCTCGGACAAACCCCTGCCCCACGACACCGCCGCCGAGCTTGGCGAGGCAACCGTGGTGCGCATCGCCAAGGAGACGACGACATGA
- a CDS encoding glycoside hydrolase family 88/105 protein: MHVTDYFDQFATRYQPYKGGSWCYEDGCVYRGLQLLAEATGEARWNDHLHRLIDPQVAADGTLAGYDPMEYNIDNILAGRVLFPLAEATGEERYRKAAGRLADQLKTHPRIASGNYWHKKRYPHQVWLDGLYMGLPFQIEYARANRRPALVADALQQLSTALALTATRNGLYAHGYDESRAQAWANPVTGQSPAVWARAVGWLAMALADVLAILPDDAATAALRARSRALFNEIAIRQTKSGLWMQVLDAPDLAGNYAESSATAMFAYALLRAARHGLFGKEEVAVIVRTGKRALDALLATRLAAGEDGIVRFTGIVHVAGLGGFDGVYRDGSPAYYLTEPVVADDAKGVGPLMMAYAESLRL; this comes from the coding sequence ATGCATGTGACCGATTATTTCGACCAGTTCGCCACGCGCTACCAGCCCTACAAGGGCGGGAGCTGGTGCTATGAGGACGGCTGCGTCTATCGCGGCCTGCAGCTCCTTGCCGAAGCGACCGGCGAGGCGCGCTGGAACGACCATCTCCACCGGCTGATCGACCCGCAGGTGGCCGCGGACGGCACGCTCGCCGGCTACGATCCGATGGAATACAATATCGACAACATCCTCGCCGGCCGCGTGCTCTTCCCGCTCGCCGAGGCGACCGGGGAGGAACGCTACCGCAAGGCGGCCGGCCGGCTGGCCGACCAGTTGAAGACCCATCCGCGCATCGCCAGCGGCAATTACTGGCACAAGAAGCGTTATCCGCATCAGGTCTGGCTCGACGGCCTCTATATGGGCCTGCCCTTCCAGATCGAATATGCCCGGGCGAACCGCCGGCCGGCCCTTGTCGCCGATGCGCTCCAGCAGCTTTCGACCGCGCTGGCTTTGACCGCCACCCGCAACGGCCTGTACGCGCACGGCTATGACGAAAGCCGCGCGCAGGCCTGGGCGAACCCCGTCACCGGCCAGTCGCCGGCGGTCTGGGCGCGCGCGGTCGGCTGGCTGGCCATGGCGCTGGCCGACGTGCTGGCGATCCTGCCCGACGACGCGGCGACCGCCGCGCTGCGGGCGCGCAGCCGGGCGCTGTTCAACGAGATCGCGATCCGCCAGACGAAATCCGGCCTGTGGATGCAGGTGCTCGACGCGCCGGACCTTGCCGGCAACTATGCCGAAAGCTCGGCGACCGCCATGTTCGCCTATGCGCTGCTGCGCGCCGCAAGGCACGGCCTCTTCGGCAAGGAGGAAGTCGCCGTCATCGTTCGGACCGGCAAACGGGCGCTCGACGCGCTGCTCGCCACCCGCCTTGCCGCGGGCGAGGACGGCATCGTGCGCTTCACCGGCATCGTCCACGTCGCCGGCCTCGGCGGCTTCGATGGCGTCTACCGCGACGGCTCGCCCGCCTACTACCTCACCGAGCCCGTGGTCGCCGACGACGCCAAGGGCGTCGGGCCGCTGATGATGGCCTATGCGGAGTCCCTGCGGCTTTAG
- a CDS encoding type II toxin-antitoxin system VapC family toxin yields the protein MIFLDTNVVSETLKKAPDEAVIAWLVRFDAELALPTVTIAEIAFGIAKVRPDQRADRLEQGLLEWRRRFADRIFGFTEEAAIAYGDIMGEAARKGRGMSAPDGMIAAIARINGGRLATRNRKDFETAGLNLISPWEF from the coding sequence TTGATCTTTCTCGATACCAATGTCGTTTCCGAGACGCTGAAGAAAGCGCCGGATGAGGCTGTCATCGCCTGGCTCGTGCGGTTCGATGCGGAACTGGCCTTGCCGACGGTGACCATTGCCGAAATCGCCTTCGGGATTGCGAAGGTAAGGCCGGACCAGCGTGCCGACCGGCTTGAACAGGGTTTGCTGGAGTGGCGCCGTCGCTTTGCCGACCGCATTTTCGGCTTCACCGAGGAGGCCGCCATCGCCTATGGCGACATCATGGGCGAGGCGGCGCGCAAGGGTAGGGGCATGTCCGCCCCCGACGGCATGATCGCCGCCATCGCCCGCATAAACGGCGGCCGCCTTGCGACCCGGAATCGAAAGGATTTCGAGACAGCGGGACTTAACCTCATCTCACCGTGGGAGTTTTGA